DNA from Gephyromycinifex aptenodytis:
CCTCGGCGCGCGCCTGCGCGATGAGCTCGGCGGTGCGGGTGGCCGTTCCCGATGGGGCGTCGACCTTTTCGGGGTGGTGCAGCTCGATCACTTCCACGGATTCGTAGAAGCGAGCCGCCTGGCGTGCGAAGGCCATCATCAACACTGCCCCGAGGGCAAAGTTCGGGGCGATGAGCACCCCGGTCCCGGCCGGGGCCTCTGCCAGCTGGTCTTTGACAGCCTGCAGCCGCGACTCGTCCCATCCGGTCGTTCCCACCACGACGTGGACCCCGTGCTTGAGGCAGTGAGCGAGGTTGGCCGGTGCCGCGTCCGGGATGCTGAACTCCACCGCCACCTGGGCCCCGCCCAGATCGCCCAGGTCATCGCCGGCGTCGAACCGGCCGACGAGTTGCATATCCGGCGCGTCCTGGACCGCTTCGCACACTGTGCGACCCATGCGTCCCTGCGCGCCGATGACGGCCACTGCGATCTGCTCACTCATGACTGCCAGCCTAACCGGCTCGCGCTGGGGTGCCTGGCCGGCCTGAGCGTGCTCAGCGGACGCAGACCCTCGACGCAGCGGCAAACCAGACGTAGGGTCACGTCATCGCAACGTCTGTGGGCAGACCTACCAGCTCCGACTGTCCCTTCCGTAGACTGATCACATCCTGGAAGTGGAGTGATTCATCCCATGTCAACGGGTTTCGAGACTGCCGACAACAGCCACGTCCTGACCAGATTCCGCCATCGTCTGGGACCACTTTGGGACGACGTCGCCCCGCACTGCGTCGAGGCTGGCGCAGAGGACCTACCCCGGTTGAAGAACCAGATCCGCCGCTGTTCGCGCCCGGAATGCGCCACTAACGCTCAGTTGGCGCGAGAACTCGAAGCGTTGCTGGCCGGCTGGCCGCATTACGGCTCCTGCGAACGGATGATCCTGCGCGGTGCCGTGGACTATCTGGCCGAGGATGAGGCACAGTCGCCGCGAGCGGGAGTCGCGCGCGATGGGGACGTTGTCGTGGAGGCCACGGTACGAACTCTGCTGCGGCGGGCCTGAAAAGCGCGTTCCCCGCCACTTCGCCGGACAAAGGTCCCCCCTGCGCGCATGCCCCGAACCGTACGGTCGAGGCATTGCCCAGGAAGCGAGGCCCCACTCATGGCGCAGGATCGCCGCGACATCACGCAACTGCCGAACTTGGCGACAGGCGCCGGACGGGTCGGGCCGGTCCGTTCTCGGATGCCGGTCTACGTAGACCTCCTCCCGCCCTGTAACGCGGGCTGCCCCGCCGGGGAGAACATCCAAGAATGGCTGCGCCTGATCAAGGCCGGCGACGCCGAGGCTGCCTGGCGCCAGTTGACCAGTGACAACCCTTTCCCAGCGATCCACGGCCGGGTCTGCTACCACCCGTGCGAGACCGCTTGCAACCGAGTGGCCCTGGACAGCGCCGTGTCCATCCACGGCGTCGAGCGCTACCTGGGTGACCTCGCCTTGGAATCAGGGTGGGCTTTCACTCCAGCTCAACACGGCACCGGTCACAAGGTCCTCATCATCGGTGCAGGCCCCAGCGGACTGTCTGCGGCGTACCACCTGGCCAGGCTCGGACACGAGGTTGAGATCCGCGACAGTTCACCCCAGCCCGGCGGGATGATGCGCTACGGAATTCCTGAGTACCGCCTGCCCCGTCACGTCCTTGACGCCGAGATCTCCCGCATCGTCGACCTGGGAGTTCGCATCGTCACCGACTACACGGTCAAGGACCTGCTCACCGAGCAGCACGAGGGCGGCTTCGATGCGGTCTTCATCGCTATCGGTGCTCACCTGAGCAAGAAGGTCGACATTCCCGCCCGCGACGCCAGCAAGGTTGTCGACGCAGTCAGCTTCCTGCGTGACGTCGCCTCCGGCGAACGCCCGGTGATGGGCCGCAAGGTCGCCGTCTACGGCGGCGGTAACACCGCTATGGACGCCGCCCGGGTGGCTCGCCGGCTCGGCGCCACCGAGACCGTGGTCGTCTACCGCCGCACCCGCGAGCAGATGCCCGCCCATCAGGACGAGGCCGCCGACGCCGAACGCGAGGGCGTCAAGATGAACTGGCTGCGCACCATCACCTCGATGGAGGAGGAAGACCTCACCGTCGAGATCATGGAACTAGACGAGAACGGTAAACCGCACGGCACCGGCAAGTTTGAAAAGCTCGCCGCCGACACGGTGATCCTGGCTCTCGGTCAGGAGGCCGATACCGGTTTCCTGCACAACATCCCTGGCCTGCGCTTCGATAACGACGTTATGCAGGTCGACCCCCAAACCCTGATGTCGGATGTCCCCGGCCTGTTCGCCGGCGGTGACGCCGTCCCTTCCGAGCGCACCGTGACCGTCGGGGTCGGCCACGGCAAACGCGCCGCCCGGAACATCGATGCCTGGCTGAACACCACCCCGCTGCCACGCCCCGAGAAGAACTCCATCGCCGATTTCGAGAAGCTGAACCTGTGGTACTTCGGCGATGCGCACCGACGCGTGCAACCGCAGCTGGACCCCGCAGCACGCGTCAGTGACTTCGATGAGGTCGTGGGTGGGCTCTCGGCCAAGCAGGCACGCTTCGAAGCCGAACGATGCCTGTCCTGCGGCAACTGCTTCGAGTGCGACGGTTGTCTGGGCAGTTGCCCCGAGGACGCCGTGATCAAGCTCGGCAGGGGCTTTCGTTATCGCTTCGACTACGCCAAGTGCACCGGCTGCGGCACCTGCTTCGAGCAGTGCCCGGTCCACGCCATCGAGATGATCTCCGAGAACCGCTGAAAGGCCCCACCATGCGAACGATCGTCGATGGCAACGAGGCCGCGGCTTCGGTGGCCTTCCGCTTGAACGAACTGTGCAGCATCTATCCGATCACCCCCAGTTCCACCATGGCCGAGCTGGCTGATGAGTGGTCTGCGGCAGGCCGCACCAACGTCTGGGGCACGGTTCCCTCCGTGGTCGAGATGCAGTCCGAAGGCGGCGCTGCCGGCGCTGCTCACGGCGCGCTGCAAGGCGGGGCGATGAGCACCACCTTCACCGCCAGCCAGGGCTTGCTGCTGATGATCCCGAACATGTACAAGATCGCCGGCGAGCTGACCAGCACCGTCTTCCACGTTGCCGCCCGCGCCCTGGCCACCCAGGGGCTGTCGATCTTCGGCGACCAGCAAGACGTGATGGCCGTACGCCAGACCGGCTTCGCCATCCTGGCCTCGGCTTCGGTGCAGGAGGCCCACGACATGGCCCTCATCGCTCAGCTGTCGACGCTGCGCTCCCGGGTGCCCTTCATCCACTTCTTCGACGGCTTCCGCACCTCACACGAGCTGAACTCCCTGGAGCGACTCAGCGACGAGGACCTGCGGGCGCTGGTGCCGGCAGAGTTGGTGCGCGAGCACCGGGCACGGGCGCTCTCCCCGGCGCACCCCTTCATCCGCGGCACTGCGCAGAACCCGGACACCTACTTCCAGTCCCGCGAGACGGTGAACCCGTACTACGGCGCCACCCCCGGCATCGTGCAGCAGGCGATGGAGCAGTTCGCCGCCCGTACCGGTCGCGAGTACCACCTCGTGGATTATTTCGGGGATCCCCAGGCGGAGCGGGTCATGGTGATCATGGGCTCCGGCGCGGAGACCGCCCGCGAGACCGCACTTCACCTGCAGCAGCAGGGCGAGAAGGTCGGGGTGCTGCAGGTGCGTCTGTACCGCCCGTTCCCCGTCGAGCAGATTCTGCATGCCCTCCCGGACACGGTCACCTCGCTGGCGGTGTTGGACCGCACCAAGGAGCCGGGCGCAGGCGGTGAGCCCCTCTTCCTGGACGTCGTCGCGGCGCTGGGTGAAGCGTGCGCTGCAGGCCGCCGGGACAACATGCCCCGGGTCTTGGGAGGTCGGTACGGCCTATCCAGCAAGGAGTTCACCCCGGGCATGGTTGCCGGGGTGTTCGCCGAGCTCGCCGCGGACTGCCCCCGTCCCCGTTTCACCGTCGGCATCACCGACGACGTCAGCGGCCTGTCGATCGACTACGACCCTGATCTGGACATCACCCCGGAGGGCACCCTGTCGGCGGTCTTCTACGGGCTGGGTTCAGATGGCACGGTCGGCGCCAACAAGAACACCATCAAGATCCTCGGTGCCGACGAAGACACCTACGCGCAGGGCTACTTCGTCTATGACAGTAAGAAGTCCGGCTCCCGCACCGTCAGCCACCTGCGGTTCGGACCGCACCCGATCCGGGCCCCCTATCTGGTGCGCAAAGCAGGTTTCATCGGCTGCCACCACATGTCGATCCTGGAACGGGTCGACGTCCTCGAATTCGCCAAGGACGGCGCGACGCTGCTCATCAACAGTCCCTTCCCGCCGGAGGCGGTCTGGGACTGCCTGCCTGAGCCGATGCAGAGTCGCATCCTGGAGAAGAAGATCAAGCTCTTCGCGGTGGACGCCAACAAGGTGGCCCGCGAAGTAGGACTGGGCAACCGCACCAACACCATCCTGCAGACCTGCTTCTTCGCTGTCTCCGGGGTACTGCCCCGCGACATCGCCATCGAGCGGGTCAAGAGCGCGATCCGCAAGACCTACGGCAGGCGCGGCGCCGATGTCGTGGCCCGAAACGAAGCGGCCGTGGACCGTGCGGTGGCCGGCTTGCACGAGATCGAGGTGCCCGCCGCGACCAGCACCACGCACGGGTTCATCCCGCCGGTGCCCCCGCACGCACCTGCCTTCGTGCGGGACGTCACAGCCAGGATGCTCACCGGGCACGGCGACGACCTGCCGGTCAGCGCACTTCCTGACGACGGCAGTTACCCCAGCGGCACCACCCAGTACGAGAAACGCAACATCTCCGACATCGTGGCCGAGTGGGACCCCGCAACCTGTATCCAATGCGGCAACTGCTCCCTGGTGTGCCCGCACGCGGTCATTCGCAGCAAGTACTACCCCGGCAAGATGCTCGCCGGTGCACCGGAGCACTTCGCCTCCGCCCCCTTGGACGCCGTCGGCCTACCCGACACCCGCTACACCCTGCAGGTCTACCCGGAGGACTGCACCGGCTGCGGCCTGTGCGTGGAGGCGTGCCCGGTCAAACCCTTGGGCGAACCCAACCGCCGGGCGATCAACCTCAGCCCGGTTCGCGAGCGGCGCGTCAACGAGATCGAGAACGTCGCGTTCTTCGAAACCATCCCCTTCAACGACCGCACTCGGGTCGACTTCGGCACGGTGCGCGGCACCCAGTTCCTGGAACCGCTGTTCGAGTTCTCGGGGGCCTGCACCGGTTGCGGGGAGACGCCCTACCTGAAACTCCTGACCCAACTATTCGGCGACCGGGCCACCATCGCCAACGCCACCGGCTGCAGCTCGATCTACGGCGGCAACCTACCGACGACACCGTGGACCAAGAACGCTGAAGGTCGCGGCCCGGCCTGGAGCAACAGCCTTTTCGAGGACAACGCCGAGTTCGGCCTCGGCTTCCGGTTGGCGGCCGACTTGCAGACCGATCTGGCGCGCAAACGTCTGGAACAACTGCGCGGTGAGATCGACCCCGAACTGGTCGATGCCCTTTTGAGCGCCCCGCAGCGCCACGAGTCGGATCTGGCAGCCCAGCACGAACGGGTGCGCACGCTGATCCAGCAGTTGGACACCCTCGACGGCGCATGGGTGGATGACCTCAAGAGCGTGGCCGACCACCTGCTGCGGCGCAGCGTGTGGATCGTCGGCGGCGACGGGTGGGCCTACGACATCGGCTCCGGCGGACTGGACCACGTGTTGGCCACCGGGCGCGACGTGAACGTGCTCGTCATGGACACCGAGGTGTACAGCAACACCGGCGGCCAATCGAGCAAGTCCACACCGTTGGGCGCCGTGGCCAAGTTCGCTGCCGCCGGCAAGACCACGAACAAGAAGGACCTCGCCCTGCAGGCCACGGCTTACGGCAACGTGTATGTGGCCCGGGTCGCGATGGGCGCCGATCCGCAGCAGACGATCAAGGCCTTCCGGGAGGCCGAGGCCTACAACGGGCCGTCGATGATCATCGCCTACAGCCACTGCATCGCGCACGGCATCGACATGCGCAAAGGCTTGGACCAGCAGTACCGGGCGGTGAACTCCGGGCACTGGCCACTCATGCGGTACAACCCGGTACTGCGGGCGCAGGGGCGCAACCCGTTCCTGCTGGACTCCCCGCGCCCGCGAATCCCGCTGGGCGACTACCGAGCCAAGGAGTTGCGGTTCCGAATGCTCGCCAATGCCGACCCCGCCGAGGCCGAACGGCTTCTGGAGCTGAGCCAGGATCAGGTCATGCGTCGGTGGGCCGAGTACGAGGAGATGGCTACTCGCGGCGCACAGGAGTTCGCCGCAGACGCGCGAAGGGACAACGCAGATGCCTGACCTGACCACGAACTATCTCGGGTTGTCCTTGCGCAATCCGCTCGTCGCCTCGGCGGGACCGCTGTCGCAGACAGTGGACGGCGTCCGTTCGCTGGCCGAGGGCGGCGTCGGCGCTGTGGTGCTGTACTCGCTGTTCGAGGAGCAGCTTCGACACGAGGCGGCGCACGACATCCTGTTGGAGGAGAGCAACGAGGAGTTCTACGCCGAGAGCCTGTCGTTCTTCCCCAGCGTTCCCCAGCACAACGCCGACAACTCCTCCCGTTACCTGTCCTTGTTGGAACGTAGCGTCGCCGCCGTCGACATTCCGGTGATCGCCAGCCTGAACGGTAGCGACCTCGGTGGCTGGGTGGAGTTCGCTCGGCGTCTGGAGGATGCCGGTGCTTCGGCGATCGAGCTGAACATCTACCTGGTCGCCGGGGACGTGGCCACCCGCGGCCGGGACGTGGAAGACAAGCACGTGGAGATCCTGCGCGCCGTCAAGGCCGAGGTTGCCATTCCGGTGGCGGTCAAGCTCAGCCCGTACCTGTCGGCTTTCGGTGAGTTGGCAATGCGACTCGATCACGCTGGAGCCGACGGCCTGGTCCTGTTCAACCGTTTCATCCAGCCGGAGATCAACATCGAGACGGTGAGCGTGGAGTCCGGTCTGGAGCTGAGCAGCCCGTTCGAGGGGCGGCTGCCCCGCACCTGGATCGCTGCGCTGCGAGGGCGGGTCTCGGCCTGTCTGGCCGGCACCAGCGGCGTGGACACCAGTGACGATGTCATCAAATATTTGCTGGCCGGGGCTGATGTGGCGATGACGACCTCCGCGCTGGTTCGCCACGGACCCAGACATGCCCGCCGACTCATCGACGGTCTTGACCTGTGGCTGGAACGTAAGGGGTTCGCCTCGGTGGAGGCGATGCGCGGCATGCTCGCCATCCCGGCCGGCGCGAACGCCACCGCCTACGAGCGAGCCGGGTACGTCTCGGCCCTGGAGAAGGCCAAGCAACAATACGGATCGCTGGTGTGAGCACCTGATTCTGGCCGCTCCCGTCCACCGGTGAGGCGGTCAGGTCCGCCCGTCGCCGAGCCTGGGGTCAAGGCCTGGGAACAGATCAGGTGCGCCATTGGTGAACCTCATCCGGAGGCGGGGGCACCGGGCTACGGTATGAATTCGATTCTCTTTCTTCACAGGAGGACTGCATGCCGTCCGGCCCCCGCTCCGCCGACGCCGTGATCCGCGAGGTTCGCATCGTGCCGATCGCCGGATCGACGTGCCCGCCGCCAGGTTTGGTCGACCTGCGGATTCGGGACGGGGTCGTCCTGGAGGTGGGGACCAAGCTGAAGGCACACCCCGGTGAGGCCATTCATGAAGGCCATGGCCGTTGGGCGCTGCCCGGGTTGTGGGACGCCCACGTGCACATGGGTCAGTGGTCGGCCAGCACCGTGCGCCTGGACTTGACCGGCACCACGAACGAAGCCGAAGCGCGGGCGGTGGTAGCCCACCATGTGGCCACGTTGCCCCCTGGCGAGGATGTGATCGTCGGCTTCGGGCACCGCACCGCGACCTGGCCGACGCAGCCGACAGTGGCCGCTCTGGATGAGGTGAGCGGAGAGCACGCCGTCGTGCTCATCAGCGGTGATGCCCACCACGCTTGGATGAACACCCGCGCGCTCACGATGCTCGGGCTGCCGCCGCACGAGGGGGTCGTAGTCGAGCAGGAATGGTTCGACGTCTTCCCGATGCTCGCCCAGATCCCCAGCCTGGCCGCCAAAGCGGATGAGGGTTATCGACGGGCACTGCAGCACGCCGCCTCACGCGGTGTGGTCGGTGTCGTCGATCTGGAGTTCGCGGTCGGATACCGTGATTGGCCGCTACGCTTCGCCGGCGGCCCCGGACGCCCGGCGCTGGACTTGTTGCGGGTACGAACAGCTACCTACCCTGACGGTTTGGCCGGCGCCATCGAGGCGGGACTGGCGAGCGGCGACCCGCTGGATGGTTGCGAGGGCCTGGTCACCATGGGCCCGTTGAAGATCATCACCGACGGTTCCTTGAACACCCGGACGGCCTACTGCTGCGAACCGTTCGCGGACGGCGATGAACTTCCCGAACCGTGCGGTACCCAGAACGTGGCGCCGCACGAACTGCGGGAACTGCTCACCCAGGCACGTGCCGCAGGTCTGGAGGTGGCCGTGCACGCCCTGGGCGATGCCGCGGTCCGCGATGCCCTGGACGCCATGGAAATCACCGGCGCCAGAGGCACGATCGAGCACGCCCAGCTGATGCGTTGGGAGGACATCCCCCGGATGGGCGCCCTGGGCGTGCGGGCCAGCGTGCAACCAGCGCACCTGTGGGACGACCGCGACGTCTCGCGCCAGTGCTGGCCGGATCGAATTGATCGGTGCTTCCCATTTCGCAGCATGCTCGCCTCCGGCGTGACGTTGGCGCTGGGTTCAGATGCCCCGGTGTCACCGCTTGACCCGTGGATGGCGATGGCCGCTGGGGTGCATCGCAGCAACGATGAACGTCCGCCGTGGATCCCCCAGCAGGCGATGACGGTCGCCGAGGCGCTGGCCGCCAGCCTGGACGGGCAGGGCACTGTCGGGGTGGGTTCCCGCGGCGATGTCGTGCTGCTGGATCAGGATCCGCTGCTGGTCCCCGAGGACAGCAGAGAAGCCTGCGAGGCGCTGCTGAGCATGCAGGTGGCCGCGACGTTCCTGGCGGGCCGACTCACGTACTCCGGCTGAAGGTCGACAGGCCCCGTGCTGGGCACGGGGCCTGTCGGCGGGAAGCCTGCACGGCTGGGTTGGGCGCGCTCTAGGAGTCGAAGTCGACGTGGACCGCGTCGCCCTTGGGGTGGGACTGGCAGGTCAGGACATAACCAGCCGCGACCTCGTCCGGTTCCAGCGCGTAGTTCTCATCCATCGCGACCTCACCGGAGATGACCTTAGCCCGGCAGGTGCCGCACACTCCCCCGGCGCAGGCGAAGGGGACGTCCTGGCGTACCCGCAGCGCGGCGTTCAGGATGGACTCGCGGGCGCTCTTGGGGCTGAGGACCTGACCTTCCAGACCATCCAGGTTGAACGTGATCTCGATGTTGCCCCCGGCTGCGTCGGCCACAACGGGCCGACCGATGTTGCCTTCCGGCGCGGCCGTCGGTTTGCCGGTGGTGAACAGTTCGTAGCGCACCTTATCGGCCGAAACCCCGGCGGCGCTGAGTTCATCGCGCAGCAACTGCACGAGTTCGAACGGGCCGCACAGGAACCATTCGTCGACGACTTCGGGACGGAACACCGTTCCCAACATCGAACGCAGCTTCTCGGCGTCCAGTCGGCCGGTGTGGGTCGGGGAGAGCCGCTGTTCGCGAGAAAGCAGGTGGTGCACCGCCAGGCGAGAGGGGTAGCGGTCCTTCAGGTCGGCGATGTCCTCCACGAACATGACATCCATCGCGGCCCGGTTGGAGTACACCAGGTTCATGTACGCCTGCGGGTTGGAGGCCAGCACGGCGCGGGTGATGGACAGGATCGGGGTGATCCCCGAACCGGCCGCGAAAGCCATGTAGCGGGACAACCCGACCGATTCCTCGCCGATGGCCTGCGGATCGTTCAGGGAGGTCACCGCGTGCTGGGAGACGAAAGCACCGGTAGGGCTCATCACGTCCAGGACGTCACCGGGCTTGAGGTTGTCGTTAGCCCAGTTCGAGAACAGACCACCCAGGTCACGCTTGATGGCGATCTTGATCTCGCCGCTGGTCGGGGCCGCGCAGATGGAGTAGCTGCGCCGCACCTCTTTGCCTTCGAGTTCAGTTCGCAGGGCAACGTACTGGCCGCTGACGTAGTTGTAGTCCTCCGCCAACTCATCAGGGACCGCCAAGGTCACCTCGATAGCGGCATCGGTCAGCGGACGGACCTGGGAGACAGTCAGCGGGTGAAAGCGAGCGCGGGGGCGCTGGGCGAGCAGCGGCATCAGAGAACCTTGAAGTAGTCGAAGGGTTCGAGGCAGGACTTACAGGTGTAGAGGGCCTTGCAGGCGGTGGAGCCGAACCGGGACGCCTCGACAGTGTCGAGCGAATGGCAGTGCGGACACTTCACCGCCAAGGCCACCGGTGTTCCCCCGAAACGCGGCCCTTGCCGTCGATGAGCCGGGTCCGGGGGCGCGATCCCGTACTCGGTGAGCTTGCGTTTGCCGTCTTCGCTCATCCAGTCCGTCGTCCACGCCGGGGAGAGCACGACCCGCACCTCGACGTCCTGGTAGCCGTTCTCGACCAGCACCTGGGTGACGTCATCACGCATGACGCCCAGCGCCGGGCAGCCCGAGTACGTCGGGGTGATCTCGACCAGGGCGCCTTTCTCGGTGGCCCGAGCTGAGCGCAGGACGCCGAGGTCCTCCAGGGTCAGCACCGGGACCTCAGGGTCGCACACGGTCGCGGCAAGGTCCCAGACCTTGGCATCTGCGTCTACAACCGGTCGCACGGTCATCACCACGTCGCGCCCGGGTGCGCCCGTGCCAACACCTGCATTTCGGCGAGAATGAAGCCGAGGGATTCCCGGTGCAGTCCCTTGCGTCCACCAGTCACGGCGGTCTTGGTGGTCGGGATTTCCAACTGCGCTTCCCTGATGGCGCGCGTGATCGCGGCGAGTGCCGGTTCGCGCAGGGTGGAGGGGCGTACTGCGACTCCCGGCAGCTCTTCGATGAGTTCGTCGTCCTCGAAGAGCTCTTCGAGGTAGGGCCACACGATGTTCAAGCCGGCTTGCATCCGCTGCGCGGACTCCTGCGTGCCCATCCCCAGGCGCAGCGTCCACTGCCAGGCGTGGTCGACGTGGTACTCAACCTCTTTGACCGCCTTGGCTGCGACCGCAGCGAGGGTGGGGTCACTCGATGCGGCGAGGCCTTCGTAGAGCAGCGTGGCGTAGATCGAGAACAGCA
Protein-coding regions in this window:
- a CDS encoding dihydroorotate dehydrogenase-like protein, with the translated sequence MPDLTTNYLGLSLRNPLVASAGPLSQTVDGVRSLAEGGVGAVVLYSLFEEQLRHEAAHDILLEESNEEFYAESLSFFPSVPQHNADNSSRYLSLLERSVAAVDIPVIASLNGSDLGGWVEFARRLEDAGASAIELNIYLVAGDVATRGRDVEDKHVEILRAVKAEVAIPVAVKLSPYLSAFGELAMRLDHAGADGLVLFNRFIQPEINIETVSVESGLELSSPFEGRLPRTWIAALRGRVSACLAGTSGVDTSDDVIKYLLAGADVAMTTSALVRHGPRHARRLIDGLDLWLERKGFASVEAMRGMLAIPAGANATAYERAGYVSALEKAKQQYGSLV
- the paaC gene encoding 1,2-phenylacetyl-CoA epoxidase subunit PaaC, encoding MSAFESATRISAGQALTAEDIAAAGLKADEPVARYALRLADDSLILAQQLSWWISRAPEIEEDIALGNIALDTLGHARSFYTYAGTAWGKTEDDLAYHRDEGDFVCAHLVQVPNGDFGQTIARQLLFSIYATLLYEGLAASSDPTLAAVAAKAVKEVEYHVDHAWQWTLRLGMGTQESAQRMQAGLNIVWPYLEELFEDDELIEELPGVAVRPSTLREPALAAITRAIREAQLEIPTTKTAVTGGRKGLHRESLGFILAEMQVLARAHPGATW
- the paaD gene encoding 1,2-phenylacetyl-CoA epoxidase subunit PaaD, whose translation is MTVRPVVDADAKVWDLAATVCDPEVPVLTLEDLGVLRSARATEKGALVEITPTYSGCPALGVMRDDVTQVLVENGYQDVEVRVVLSPAWTTDWMSEDGKRKLTEYGIAPPDPAHRRQGPRFGGTPVALAVKCPHCHSLDTVEASRFGSTACKALYTCKSCLEPFDYFKVL
- the dapB gene encoding 4-hydroxy-tetrahydrodipicolinate reductase; protein product: MSEQIAVAVIGAQGRMGRTVCEAVQDAPDMQLVGRFDAGDDLGDLGGAQVAVEFSIPDAAPANLAHCLKHGVHVVVGTTGWDESRLQAVKDQLAEAPAGTGVLIAPNFALGAVLMMAFARQAARFYESVEVIELHHPEKVDAPSGTATRTAELIAQARAEAGLPAVPDATTSDPRGARGADVEGVQVHAVRLRGLVAHQEVLFGGQGENLTIRHDSFDRVSFMPGVLQGVRGVLTRPGLTVGLENYLDL
- a CDS encoding amidohydrolase → MPSGPRSADAVIREVRIVPIAGSTCPPPGLVDLRIRDGVVLEVGTKLKAHPGEAIHEGHGRWALPGLWDAHVHMGQWSASTVRLDLTGTTNEAEARAVVAHHVATLPPGEDVIVGFGHRTATWPTQPTVAALDEVSGEHAVVLISGDAHHAWMNTRALTMLGLPPHEGVVVEQEWFDVFPMLAQIPSLAAKADEGYRRALQHAASRGVVGVVDLEFAVGYRDWPLRFAGGPGRPALDLLRVRTATYPDGLAGAIEAGLASGDPLDGCEGLVTMGPLKIITDGSLNTRTAYCCEPFADGDELPEPCGTQNVAPHELRELLTQARAAGLEVAVHALGDAAVRDALDAMEITGARGTIEHAQLMRWEDIPRMGALGVRASVQPAHLWDDRDVSRQCWPDRIDRCFPFRSMLASGVTLALGSDAPVSPLDPWMAMAAGVHRSNDERPPWIPQQAMTVAEALAASLDGQGTVGVGSRGDVVLLDQDPLLVPEDSREACEALLSMQVAATFLAGRLTYSG
- the nifJ gene encoding pyruvate:ferredoxin (flavodoxin) oxidoreductase, yielding MRTIVDGNEAAASVAFRLNELCSIYPITPSSTMAELADEWSAAGRTNVWGTVPSVVEMQSEGGAAGAAHGALQGGAMSTTFTASQGLLLMIPNMYKIAGELTSTVFHVAARALATQGLSIFGDQQDVMAVRQTGFAILASASVQEAHDMALIAQLSTLRSRVPFIHFFDGFRTSHELNSLERLSDEDLRALVPAELVREHRARALSPAHPFIRGTAQNPDTYFQSRETVNPYYGATPGIVQQAMEQFAARTGREYHLVDYFGDPQAERVMVIMGSGAETARETALHLQQQGEKVGVLQVRLYRPFPVEQILHALPDTVTSLAVLDRTKEPGAGGEPLFLDVVAALGEACAAGRRDNMPRVLGGRYGLSSKEFTPGMVAGVFAELAADCPRPRFTVGITDDVSGLSIDYDPDLDITPEGTLSAVFYGLGSDGTVGANKNTIKILGADEDTYAQGYFVYDSKKSGSRTVSHLRFGPHPIRAPYLVRKAGFIGCHHMSILERVDVLEFAKDGATLLINSPFPPEAVWDCLPEPMQSRILEKKIKLFAVDANKVAREVGLGNRTNTILQTCFFAVSGVLPRDIAIERVKSAIRKTYGRRGADVVARNEAAVDRAVAGLHEIEVPAATSTTHGFIPPVPPHAPAFVRDVTARMLTGHGDDLPVSALPDDGSYPSGTTQYEKRNISDIVAEWDPATCIQCGNCSLVCPHAVIRSKYYPGKMLAGAPEHFASAPLDAVGLPDTRYTLQVYPEDCTGCGLCVEACPVKPLGEPNRRAINLSPVRERRVNEIENVAFFETIPFNDRTRVDFGTVRGTQFLEPLFEFSGACTGCGETPYLKLLTQLFGDRATIANATGCSSIYGGNLPTTPWTKNAEGRGPAWSNSLFEDNAEFGLGFRLAADLQTDLARKRLEQLRGEIDPELVDALLSAPQRHESDLAAQHERVRTLIQQLDTLDGAWVDDLKSVADHLLRRSVWIVGGDGWAYDIGSGGLDHVLATGRDVNVLVMDTEVYSNTGGQSSKSTPLGAVAKFAAAGKTTNKKDLALQATAYGNVYVARVAMGADPQQTIKAFREAEAYNGPSMIIAYSHCIAHGIDMRKGLDQQYRAVNSGHWPLMRYNPVLRAQGRNPFLLDSPRPRIPLGDYRAKELRFRMLANADPAEAERLLELSQDQVMRRWAEYEEMATRGAQEFAADARRDNADA
- a CDS encoding NAD(P)-binding protein, with translation MAQDRRDITQLPNLATGAGRVGPVRSRMPVYVDLLPPCNAGCPAGENIQEWLRLIKAGDAEAAWRQLTSDNPFPAIHGRVCYHPCETACNRVALDSAVSIHGVERYLGDLALESGWAFTPAQHGTGHKVLIIGAGPSGLSAAYHLARLGHEVEIRDSSPQPGGMMRYGIPEYRLPRHVLDAEISRIVDLGVRIVTDYTVKDLLTEQHEGGFDAVFIAIGAHLSKKVDIPARDASKVVDAVSFLRDVASGERPVMGRKVAVYGGGNTAMDAARVARRLGATETVVVYRRTREQMPAHQDEAADAEREGVKMNWLRTITSMEEEDLTVEIMELDENGKPHGTGKFEKLAADTVILALGQEADTGFLHNIPGLRFDNDVMQVDPQTLMSDVPGLFAGGDAVPSERTVTVGVGHGKRAARNIDAWLNTTPLPRPEKNSIADFEKLNLWYFGDAHRRVQPQLDPAARVSDFDEVVGGLSAKQARFEAERCLSCGNCFECDGCLGSCPEDAVIKLGRGFRYRFDYAKCTGCGTCFEQCPVHAIEMISENR
- the paaE gene encoding 1,2-phenylacetyl-CoA epoxidase subunit PaaE; translation: MPLLAQRPRARFHPLTVSQVRPLTDAAIEVTLAVPDELAEDYNYVSGQYVALRTELEGKEVRRSYSICAAPTSGEIKIAIKRDLGGLFSNWANDNLKPGDVLDVMSPTGAFVSQHAVTSLNDPQAIGEESVGLSRYMAFAAGSGITPILSITRAVLASNPQAYMNLVYSNRAAMDVMFVEDIADLKDRYPSRLAVHHLLSREQRLSPTHTGRLDAEKLRSMLGTVFRPEVVDEWFLCGPFELVQLLRDELSAAGVSADKVRYELFTTGKPTAAPEGNIGRPVVADAAGGNIEITFNLDGLEGQVLSPKSARESILNAALRVRQDVPFACAGGVCGTCRAKVISGEVAMDENYALEPDEVAAGYVLTCQSHPKGDAVHVDFDS